The Zingiber officinale cultivar Zhangliang chromosome 2A, Zo_v1.1, whole genome shotgun sequence genomic sequence TTGCTGAATACCGTAGCTCTCGCACCATTCCCTGAGCATCTGACCGGTGAATTGTCTCTCATTGTCTAATATGAGCTTACGCGGAATACCGAACCGGcatatgatgtgttgccagatgaacttcacgaccatctgctcggttatccttgcaagcggctcgacctccacccaatTCGAGAAATAGTCCACCTCAACTAGCAGAAATTTTCGCTGACCGATCGCCATGGGGAACGACCAGACGATGTCGATgctccattggtcgaacggacaagacactATGGATGTCTTCATCTTGTCGATCGGTCGATGCGAGAGGTTATGATATTCTTGGCAGGACAGGCAGGTGGCCaccgtccgagcggcatcctcttggagagtcggccaaaagtatctggCCAGAAGTATTTTTCGCACCAATAAGCGTCCGCTCGGATGTCCTCCGCGGGATCCTTGATGCACCTCTCGCAAGATATATTCAGCATCCTCCGATCCGAGCATTTGAGTAGAAGCCTGGAAAAGGCTTTTTTATATAATTGATCCCCGATCAGGGTGAACCGTCCGGCTCTTTTCCTCAGCAAGCGAGCTTCATCCTGATTAGAAGGTGCGGCTCTTGACCGTAGGAACTCTGTTATAGCCATCCTCTAGTCGTTCGGGAAGGTGACCCCTTCCATTCAATCAATGTGTGCgaccaaagatacttgctcgatcagCTGTGCTATGTCGATCGACGATAACACACTAACTAGTTTGGCCAGCTCATCTGCAGCCTGAttctccgatcgggggatcttctgtataatgacCTCCCGGAAGTTGGCTCTCAGTTTTTTGAAGGCTTTCGCATAAAGCTTGAGTCGGGCattgcttatctcgaacgtccCAGACAGCTACTGAGCGACCAACTGGGAgcccgagtggatgaggactttgaCAGCTCCCACATGTGAGCGACCTATAGTCCGGCAATCAGTGCCTCAAACTCAGCTTCATTGtcggtggctttgtagtccagccgaacggacAATTACATCCGGTCTTCTTGTGGTGAGATGAGCACTATCCCAATGTCACTTCCCTATTGAGTGGATGGACCATCCATGTATATCCAAATGACTTCTGGTTCTGGATTATGTACATCGAtgatgaaatctgccaaggattaTGCTTTGATGGTTGttcggggttgatactggatgtcgaactcactgagctccgtcgtccatttgatcagccgtccgGACGCCTCacgattgaggaggactcttcccaggGTATTGTTAGTCATCACAATTATTGAGTGCGCGAGGAAGTAGGAGCGAAGCCTCCGAGCGACGAGCattaatgcataagccaacttttcgagaccagtgtagcgggactctGCATATTTTAATATATGGCTCAAAAAGTACGCAAGTTGTTCTTCGTCATTCTACCTAACTAAAGCTGAGTCGACCGCGTGCTCGATAGACGACAAGTAGATCCGCAGCGGCTCGCTGACACATGGCTTAGCTAGAATGGGCAGGGAGTTGAGGTACTCTTTGAGCTCTTCGAATGCCTGATCACACTCtgcgtcccattgaaattttgtcGCTCAGCGCAATATATTGAAGAATGAAAGGCTCCAGTCGGATGACTTAGAGATGAATCTAGGCAGCGCTGTGATCGGACCGGTGAGacgctgagcttccttcaaatttaGGGGTGGGGCATATCCTgtagtgctttcaccttgcttgGATTCACCTCGATGCCCTATTCAGTAATGATGAAGCCCATGAAGCATCCACTCTTTACGCCAAACAGACACTTATTCAAATCCAGCTTTATTCCATAGGTCCTGAGCGTTTGGCAGGTCCCCTCAATATCTGCGCACAGGTTAACAGCTCAGAGGAATTTTATCAATATGtagtcgacatatacctccatgttacggcCAATCTGTTGTCGGAACACCATGTTCATCAGCCTCTGATAAGTGGCTCCTGCGTTCTTTAGTTCGAACGGCATAACATTGTAGCAGTGTGTCTCGTCGACCGTAATGAAGCTAACATTCTCCTGGTCCTCGGGGGCGagtggcacttgatgatagccctaGTGGGCGTCGAGCATGTAGATTAGCTCGCGTCCGGTGGTGGAGTCCACTATTTGGTCGATCCGCGACAGTAGGTACCGTTGGGCATGTCTTGTTTAgatcacggaagtcgatgcagacccgccatttgttgcctggcttggagaccaacacgacatttgcgagccagctcgagAATTGAACTTCTCGTATATGGTCGGCCTTCAGCAGCTTCTctatctccgctcggatgatcaagtTCTATTCAGTGTTGAAGtctctctttctttgcttcaccggccgagtaTCCTGTCTGACATGAAGCTCGTGTTGCGCCACACTCGGGGAGATGCCGGGCAGCTCATCTGTCGACcatgcgaacacatcatgattttgtcgGAGGCAGGCGGccagctcctcctccttcttcaccTCTAGATCGGTCGCAATAAAAGTGGTTGTTTCTGCATGGCTTGGgtggatctggacctcctccttttcttcatagaccagAGTGGGAGGCTTTTCAGTAATAGCGTTTACCTCTAACCGTGGAGTCTTCCGAGCGGGTCTGGCCTCGGTCTTGATCATCTCAATGTAACAGCACCGAGCAACCAACTAGTCACCCCTAACTTCTCCCACCCGATCGTCAACCGGGAACTTTATCTTTTGACAGTAAGTAGATACTACTACCCGAAACTTTTTGAGGGTCGACCGGCCTAAGATGACATTGTAGGCCGATGGTGCAtctaccacgatgaagttcgtggTTCTTGTCCTTCTAAGTGGCTCCTCTCCTAGCAAGATGGCCAACCTTGTTTGGCCCATCGGTGAAACTTCGTTGCCAGTAAACCCATGCAATAGGGTCGTCATAGGCAGCAACTCACCTCAATCGATCTGCAGCTGATCGAATATTTTCTTGAAGATTATATTCACCGAGCTACTTGTATCGACAAAAAtttggtgaatagtatagttagcgatCACCGCTCAGATGATCAAGGCGTCGTCATGAGGGATTtccactccttctaagtctctgggcccgaagctgatctcgggcccttcTGCCTTCTCCTGGCTACATCCTACTGCATGGATCTCCAGCCGCCGAGCATACGATTTcctggctcgattggagtctccgtcGGTCGGCCCACCAATGATTATGTTTATTTCTCCTCAGGCGACgttgtttctgttctcctcttcccgagcagAGTGCCTATTTCGATCATCTGGAACCTGAGAGGGATCAGAGTTATCCCTCCGATGATGTTAGTGAGGCTGCTCGGGCGATTTTCTTGCGTCCTCTCACCGCCCGGTGGATTGATGCGTTTGCCGCCGATTGGGAGAAGGGGTTTGGCGGCGATATCCTCTTGGAGCCGATCGACTGACGATCGACGTCAGACCACGACAATCACGCGTGTTGTGTGACGCTGATTGGTGGAAAGAGTAGAATATAGGCGTTCATACCTTGCCCTTTGAAGCCTTTAGCCGACCAGAAGTCACATGCTGCACGGTATGCACTCTGGTCTCCTTGTGTGGTCACACTCCTTCGGCCCTTGGCCCCCTGGGCGGCTGGTGGTTGCTTGATGGTCGGCGCTCGGTCGAGGCTGAGGGTTCGGTCAGCACCTCCTTTCTTCTTACCGCTTAGGCTTCCTCTATGTTGATAtactcgttggccttcttgagcatgtggtcgaagtcccggggcggctttctgatgagcgaTCAGAAGAAGTTCCCCTTGACGAGCCCTTAATTGAAgtcattcatcatggtctcggatgagaccgagggaATGTCCATGGCTACTTGATTGAAATGCTGAATGTAGGCTTGGAGCATTTCTTTTGGTCTCTGCTTCAGGGAGAAGAGGTTGACACTCGTCTTCTGGCAGCGTCGCCTGCTGGCGAAGTGATGTAAGAAGGCAGATCGGAAGTCCTTGAAATTGCGTATTGATCCATCCGGCAGCCTTCTAAACCAACGCTGTGCCGAGCCGGAGAGCGTGgtgagaaagactcggcactttactccatctgtgtactggtgGAGCGTGGCTTCATTATCGAACCTATCCAGATGGTCATCTGGATCGGTCGCCCCGTTGTATGATCCGATCGCCAACGAGGTGTAATGCCTGGGCAGCAAATCCCTTAGGATTTCCTCGGAGAACTGCCAGTTGATCTGCTCAGGTGACGTGTTGCCTCGAGGTGCCTTGCCTTTCCATGCGTCTTGAACGGGCGTgtcgtccgaagaagatccccgttCTTGATTTTCTTGGGCCATCTCTGAGGGAATCTGGAATAGAGCCCGGTGGAAGGGGATCGGAGTGGGCGGTGCCTCCCCGTGCGTGCCGGTCGGCAATCTGTTCTGCCCCCATATAGAAATTGCTCcgggagtgttggttgctacacctagaTACCAttctgttcccctgtacaaaaattttatacaagaacagaactttcctagctacccatgtgctctactaaagttaaacttggatcgcaaacgatgcttaacattattaattcaagttgtccttcagaagttaaatttggattgcaaacgaaacttaacattattaatccaaatttaaccgatgtgttcttcataggttaaaccatattacagaagtcgattaaatatttatttccaaaattagcttccaagttaaacatggcgaggcactagaccttcttaggtatgagattatccaccacttcctagacaaagccttttaaggaaatcagacatttaacttcttacagtaaactaggtttaactacagagacctcaatagaagcacaagatcaaaacacgaaatcgaaacataaacgATAACATAAAATCGATCACCTAAAAACAATAgcatcttgtgtttggtatttcaagatctatacaaaaagatgaactagttatgatgcggaagcaaacaactagttataccttttttagcttatagacctcttgatcttctgttgtattcccctctttctcttggatgtcgtgtgagcgacgatctaccaagacaaaatccACCGAAGCCTTCTtctcttgcttccaagtttcggtcaCCAAACAATCTCCAAAAGATGATGAGTTTCatccaccaaccaatctccaagggatgttagaaaataatgtctcctttctcttcttcttctccaagcaaaatccgaccaccaatGTATCTCCAAGAATTGATGATGTCGCCCaccagagaagaagaaaaggagaagaggaagggtcGACTATCaagggattggaagagaggaatagaagatattgtgtgtctcatgaggcaTCCCCTTcctcttttttataatccttggtcatgacaaaaaaggaaagtttcaaacataattaaaacttccttattttctttgctaatgactaaaaaggaaaattaaattaaaaattccttttaatcatgtcaTGGCCAGCCACCCTCTtatgctccaaataaggaaaattctaaacataaaattaaaacttccttatttgtttccggtaagaaaaaataaaatctttcttttaaatccttttaaggaaagattaaaaattttcttttaaatcccttcatgattggttataaaaggaaaattttagaaattaaaatctctcttttaaaacatgtggatgattataaaaaagaaaagttttgtcaaaaattaaaatatttcttttatacactacaaataagaaaagatttcaaatctctcttttaatcttttgtagcaagttataaaaggaaagattttaaaatttaaaactctctttttaaaatcatggcttccacaaaaggaaagattttaaattttaaaactctcttttaattttaatgtggtcggccaccttgcttgggctccaagctaggtcggccacaacttggctcccatcttggtttggtttggccggccctagcttgggctccaagcttggtttGGCCAGCCACATCtagatgggtaagaagttgggcttttggtggatataagactttataaataagaggctacaacagagaccaagaggaggaattggttttagtctcccgatgagcttaagcttcccgtgttcgccccaaatacccaactcaagttcatcaataataacttataccactaaagagttattattgcactaccgcaccaatcccatattacaatatgggctccttcttatcatgagtatgctaatctccctgtgtttaagatacctaatgtccattaattaaatgagttactaacaactcacttaattaatatctagctccaagagtagtaccactcaaccttattgtcatgtcagactaagtccacctgcagggtttacatgacaatccttatgagctcctcttagggacatcatcaacctagattactaggacacagttttcttttataatcaacaacacaccatataaataatatcatttcccaacttatcgggtctattgatttaacgaaataaatctcaccctttgataagttaaaaaataaatactaaatatacgtgcttgttattatatcgggattaagagaatgtacatccataataactgagaccTTGTCCTTTTATGTagtagtataaaaagaaacaacctcaaatggtcatgatCAATACACTcgtagtgtactagtgtaattttataattaagataaactaatatcaaattacactatgatcgttccaatagtttgtccctatccatcttggtcatgagctactatttataatttataaggaactgataacatgatcttctatgtgacaccacacaccatgttatctacaatataaattaaatgaataactacatttaacatataaatgtagacatttgaccaatgtgattcttatttcaaaataaatatttacaaaaaactagacttttagtatacactataacagGAAGGTCCTCTTGTGTCGCTTGGGCTCCTGTTACCGATGTTGCTTGCTGCGCTTGTCGATCGACTGACGCCTTTTGTTGCTGCTGCTCGACTATTTTCTGTGCTCTGGCTTGCATGAGCATGTCGAGCTCTTCCTgggtgagcgtcacggtgtgaaGTCGTCCAACGTCCTCCATCTCCTTAGCTTGGATGCAAGTTAAGTtgccacagacggcgccaaatatgatcctgtccgaaagtctaGGTGACAAATGCTGAGGATGTTGCGCTTCTGTTGACCGTGTGTGGACTCCACTCGAACCTGCAACCATAACTACATCAGTgtcgagctagggaaggggtccccggcgttggtcctccgacgctcaagtcagtcatcgcaATGTGAAAGTAGCGGAGCAAAGAATCAAAGGAACAGTAGCAGCAATAGTAGTGTGCATACCTTTGCTAAaacttggacccccctttatatagagctcctgtagcgtgtgtgcatgcttcccaaggtgtgcacgcttcccaaagcaTGCACGTTTCTCAAAGCTTCCCTGAAAAAATGTGTCAGTAAAATGTCCCTGACACAATATcttaacgagccgagcatatctctgaagtgacagtggaagcttccgtcgtacgctCTTCTGTATGACCATGCCGTCTGTTGACGGCACCAGCTCCCAAAAAGATCTCGCCAGCTAATGTCCTGTGTCTTTTACTGGGTCGAGCGAGAAGGCCGCTCGACTCGAGTCTTCATTGTCTGTTTGGCTGATGAGTCCGCTACCTAGccaagcgggatagccgctcggctgttACTTCCACTGTCTGGTTGATGAGTGTACCCCTTGACCGAACGGGATAGCCGCTTGGCTGTAGTATTGCTGTCTGTGTGTGGTCTACTCGGTCGTAACTCCACTCCGTTGTTTTGTTCCGAGTATTGATGTAAGGCCGAGTGGGTAGCCGTTTGACCTGCTTCTGCATACACTTGGCGTTTGTTCCTTTTTTCGAACGTCGAGTGCTCGGCTGGTGGCCGAGCCAGAAATGATATCGGATCGGACCTTTCATATCCCGATCAGGCAACCCACTCGCCCGATCGACCGATGATGATGGGGTATTGACCGTCTTGATTTTGACCTTCACCGTGGCGCTGATCTTTCATAGGATGAATCCCTCCTTGCATCAATAACATTAAAGTAAACttgattaagttaaaataatttttgattaaATTGGCATGAATTTATCACATAATTTTTGACAATAATGATATTTtaggaatgaaaaataaaatgatgaTAATTTtaggaatgaaaaataaaatgaagcAGGCTTTTAATACATATTTTTAATATCCTTCCTAAGAAAATAAAGAGTCGACTTTCATTTTTACCCTTTTCCGTGGGGCTTGGTGGGACCACTTATGCACCAATAGTAGACGAGATGGGAGAACGAGACAGCCTGCAACTGCATCGGCTGGATCCCGTTATGACCAGCTACACCTTAACTCGTATCGCATGTAGCGTCCGTTATTTTAGGCAAAATTCCGGCTTCAGATGGTGGCGGACGTTATATCGCCTCCCCTGCGTATTGTAGCCACTCTTCATATAACGTAACGCCTCTCTCCAATCTCGATCAGAAGCCGGCGATCGATGGGTCTCGCGACGGTGAACGGAGATTCCCAGGCGTCCGGCCTCAGGTTCCTCATCTACGGACGCACCGGCTGGATTGGCGGCCTGCTGGGCCGGCTCTGCGCCGACCGCGGCATCACCTTCGCCTACGGCGCCGGCCGCCTAGAGAACCGCGCGCAGCTCGAGGCCGACATCGCCGACGCCGCCCCTACCCACGTCTTCAACGCCGCCGGGGTCACCGGCCGCCCGAACGTCGACTGGTGCGAGACCCACCGCGCTGAGACCATCCGCGCCAACGTCGTCGGCACCCTCACCCTCGCCGACGTCTGCCGCGAGCGCGGCCTCATCCTCATCAACTATGCCACCGGATGCATCTTCGAGTACGACGAGAAGCACCCTCTCGGCTCCGGCGTCGGGTTCCTGGAGGAGGACACGCCCAACTTCGTCGGCTCcttctactccaagaccaagGCCATGGTACCTTCTAAGCGATCGATTCAATTTCCGAATCATCCTTGCGTTTAAGATTCAAATTGTCTCATCAGATCATTTGATATAGCTTAACACTTTTGTCGGATCCAGTATTATCCGATGGCATTGATCTAGCTGCTGGACGATATGCTTGTTCCAAGTTCATTTTCCCCCTTTTTCTCGATCTGTGTTCGTTGATCCATCCAAATGCTTAATGTTCTCTTGCAAATTACATCGACGGGAACGAATGAAAAGACTTCCTTGCTCCTTATCGTCTCAGATTCCTTTGTCAATTTGTTtgttatttctcttctttatgcTTTCTAGTAACTGCATTCAGTTTGTTTGTCGATTAAGGTCCTCTTCGTTTTCAACAGGTAGAAGAGCTGTTGAAAAACTACGAGAACGTTTGCACGCTGCGCGTCCGAATGCCCATCTCATCAGACCTAACGAACCCTCGCAACTTCATCACGAAAATCACCCGCTACGATAAGGTCGTCGACATACCCAACTCCATGACCATCTTGGACGAGCTCTTGCCTATATCGATCGAAATGGCAAAGAGGAACCTCACTGGTATATGGAACTTCACCAATCCAGGAGTCGTCAGCCACAATGAGATCCTGGAGATGTATCGGGACTACATTGATCCGGAATTCACCTGGAGAAACTTCACCCTCGCCGAGCAGGCCAAGGTAATAGTCGCCCCGCGAAGCAACAATGAGCTAGATGCGACCAAACTGAAGAATGAGTTCCCTGAGCTTCTCCCAATCAAGGAGTCACTGATCAAATATGTCTTCCAACCAAATAAGAAGACACCCATCACGCCCTAAGTCGATCTCCATTCTCTTATTTTTCCCTTCTTTGTCGTTCTAGCATTCTTCAAAAAATAAGTGTGTAATGGAGGTTTAATTATGGCTCATAAAATAAAGATGGGAACTCTAACTCATATCGAAGCTTTTCAAACCATTTCAATTTAAtcctttttttagattttttttttttttaagaaaagggAAAAAGTTTAGAATGTTTAAAGATCAAGTGGGAGAAATGCTCACCTCTCTCGGCTCTTGAGTGAGTCCCCTTCTTCGCCACTACGAACCCTACGGATAGAGAAGAAGCGTTGCGGATTCGACGGCAAATTGGCCTCCTTCCAGGCCGTCACCGGTCTCGAGGACTCCGATCTCTGCACCGAGATCATCTCCGCCCATAACTGGGATCTGGAGCTCGCCATCGCCTCTTTCACCTCGAATGACCCATCATCCTCCGCCCCCGGCCTCGCCTGGAGGATCGCTACCCTCCCCTTCTACGTCGTCTCCGGCGCCGTCGGCCTCGGCTTCTGGATCACGGTCGGGTTCTCTCCCGCACCGTCGGCCTCCTCGCCGCGCCACGCGGCGTCTAGTCCGTCCTCCTGATCCCCGTCTCAGCCTCCACGGTCGAGGCGGCGGACTTCGTCGCGGCCTTCGAGAGGGATTACCCTGCCTAAACCGCGCCTCGCTTCGCGGCGGAGGGGTTCATGGACGCCCTACTGCGCGCAAAGCGCGAATTCAAGTTGTTGATCGTGTACCCGCACTCCCCTGAGCACCCGGATGTGCCGGCCTTCTGTGGCGAACCCTGTTCTCGTCCCCGCTGTGGCTTGTCTAACTGAACATTTTGTGGTTTGGGGCGGGAGCATAAGGAGAGAGGAAGGATTCAAGATGAGTAATAGCCTCAAGGCCTCCTGCTTTCCCTTCTGCGCCATAGTCGTCGCCTCCGACAACCAAAGAATTTGATAAGATCCTTTAATGGATCTTTTCAAATAAATCTattaactttatttcctttttaaaataagttttagattttttttttttattttagataagttttaatctgacattttctcatgaaaatatatttttattttatttttcttttacaccTTTTCTTTCGAAAaggtagttttattttatttttctttttgaaaaggtagtttaggtctctatttaaagagacattatgtaactttggaagataagtaatttcccttttaattaatcaatttagttTGATTATTGGAGGTCGATCCTCTCGAAGCGATCATCCTATCcccttttccctttctctttcgattttttcacgtgataggcccccgggttcctatcaacttggtatcagagcagttcactTCATCTTCGCCTTATAGTATCTTGCAGCAACTTCAACAAGCGCATGGTCTTAACCCGACTTCAAGAGAAGAAAATTCAACATGATGACCGGAGGATCTCATCCTAACGCCAAATGGGCTTTGGAATTTGAAGCTAAGCACGAGACAAGGATGgataaactcgaaaaaactatggcATCGTTGGTCACGATAGTGCAAGAATTGAAGGATCGTTTAGAAGTAGATTCTAGCTCAAGCATACTAATCAAAAGGGGAAAAAATCAGCAGTCTCGACAACAACAATATGACCAAGGTGCAAACTCAAATGAAGATCGAGAGCACAACTATCCACGTATGAAGGTGGAATTTCCTCGCTGGGAGAACAACGATCCGATTGGATGGATTTCAAGGGCTGAAAAATATTTTCGCTTCCACAGCACATCGGACAATGCAAAGGTAGAACTAGCATCTATAAACCTCGAAGGTGATGCCATCCAATGGTATGACTGGCTTGAAGCATGCCATGGACCTTCAAAATGGGAGGAATTCAAAGAAGAACTCATCAATCGATTTGGTCCCTCCGGTTATGAGAATGTTGATGGAGAATTGGCCAAAATTCGACAAACTTCAACCGTACTAGAGTACCAAGGACGATTCGAGAGACTCTCTAATCAAACTCGTGATTGGTCAGAAAAGCAACTATTGGGCACTTTTATTGAAGGACTTCGCCTTGATATACGACAAGAAGTAAAAATGAATCAACCCCGCACCATGAAGGCTGCCTTATCCTTTGCACGACTACAAGAAGAGAAGATcaatgaagaaggaagaagaaataacaAGGTAATTCGTGAAAACCCATCATATTATTCAACACCTCGTAGATTGACAAAAGAAGAGATCAAGGAAAGGATGGCAAAGGGATTATGCTGGCATTGCGATGAAAAGTGGCACCGTGGTCATCAATGCAAGCAAAAAAGGATACTGATGAttgaaccaatagagaactctgaggaagaagatgatttccATGAAGATGAAACACAAGATAATATCAACGAAGTACAGTATGATTCTATGGCAATATCGGTtcatgccttagaaggactacaaACTCTGCAAACGATGAAGGTAAAAGGATTCATTAAAAAACAACCAGTAATGATACTTATAGATTCAGGAAGCACCAACAATTTTCTAGACTCAACCTTGGCAAGCAGgcttaaacaaaaaatagagcaagcatctacatttgatgttaaggtggcggatggaagatcacttacaagtccaggaaagtgcaatagtattaaaattttcttacccaATTATGAATTAATAAcagatctctttcttcttcccctAGATGGATGTGATGTTGTACTTGGAGCACAATGGTTGAAAACATTAGGAGATATAATATGGAATTtctctcaactaacaatgcgcttccaagatcaaggaaaagaagtttgcaTCAGAGGCAAGAAACAAGATACTATCACACCAATCAGTAGTTATCAGGCAGAGCAGTTATTAAAGAAAGATTGCTCTATTTTTCTCATGCAACTCTCTATCAAAAAAGATCCTAAAGCAAATGTTAGGCCTTATCGCTACCCTTACATACAGGAGGAAATTGAGAAGATTGTACAAGAGATGCTTCAGGCTGGTATCGTTTGCCCAAGTATAATTTCATATTCTTCTCTAGTACTGCTTGTACAAAAGAAAGACAAAAATTGGCGAATATGTATAGATTACTCGACACTCAATAAAATTATAATGAAAGACAAGTACCCCATCCCCATCATTGATGAACTACTTGATGAATTAGGAGGTTCCTCATTATTCTCAAAGTTGAATCTTCGCTCAGGCTTCCATCAGATAAGAATCCATCAGTCAAACATTTCAAAAacaacctttcagactcatgatggtcattatgaatttttagtcatgcctttcggtttAATTAATGCACCTTCTACATTCCAAAGTTTGCTGAATGATATCTTCAGAGCTAAGTGCAGCTTTGGGACAACTGATGTGGAATACCTTGGCCATATTGTAAGCCAAAACGGAGTAGCTACTGATCCCTCAAAGGTGCTAGTTTCAAAGAGTATCAAGGCATTACGTGATGTTCTGGGTCTCACAGATGCATTTAGATGGTGTCTTGAAGCAAAAAAGATATTCCAGAATTTAAAGGAGGTTATGATGACAACACTAGTTCTTGCACTACCTAataagcaatttgttattgaacCTGATGCATCCGAAGTTAGAATCGGAGCAGTACTTATGAATTATATGATACCATTCAAGAAAATGTTCCAGAATTTATTGCTAAACAACCTTGAGGACAAGGTTGTTTTGAAGGGCGGTGGAAT encodes the following:
- the LOC122041392 gene encoding bifunctional dTDP-4-dehydrorhamnose 3,5-epimerase/dTDP-4-dehydrorhamnose reductase-like, which produces MGLATVNGDSQASGLRFLIYGRTGWIGGLLGRLCADRGITFAYGAGRLENRAQLEADIADAAPTHVFNAAGVTGRPNVDWCETHRAETIRANVVGTLTLADVCRERGLILINYATGCIFEYDEKHPLGSGVGFLEEDTPNFVGSFYSKTKAMVEELLKNYENVCTLRVRMPISSDLTNPRNFITKITRYDKVVDIPNSMTILDELLPISIEMAKRNLTGIWNFTNPGVVSHNEILEMYRDYIDPEFTWRNFTLAEQAKVIVAPRSNNELDATKLKNEFPELLPIKESLIKYVFQPNKKTPITP